One window from the genome of Pantoea cypripedii encodes:
- a CDS encoding DUF1378 family protein, which produces MTLTDILAWYSAVISTLVLVCGGWVTIRNWFQKKVAAAAAASAGNTSA; this is translated from the coding sequence ATGACTCTCACCGACATTCTGGCGTGGTACTCCGCCGTGATTTCAACTCTCGTTCTGGTCTGTGGTGGCTGGGTGACCATCCGCAACTGGTTTCAGAAGAAAGTGGCCGCAGCGGCTGCTGCATCAGCGGGTAACACCTCGGCTTAA
- a CDS encoding lysis system i-spanin subunit Rz: protein MSTSASTFLFAIAVGAGVVIGAFGNNLVKSNQISELKLTQANELKSISDKAAENLSKAIDGLNGVQASVAALDKKITGELTDALQENEALRRSVASGNSRVQLDAKAVTNCKPGTDSATSTGSMGDAAKINLTANAGQSVLDIRAGIISDQAKIDYLQGYIRSLQKAGVIAGDANSNPGEKK from the coding sequence ATGAGCACATCAGCCAGCACGTTTCTGTTCGCAATAGCAGTTGGGGCTGGCGTCGTAATCGGTGCCTTCGGCAATAACCTGGTTAAATCGAACCAGATTTCAGAGCTGAAGCTCACCCAGGCTAACGAGCTGAAATCCATCAGTGACAAGGCAGCTGAAAACCTGTCGAAAGCCATCGACGGACTTAACGGCGTTCAGGCATCCGTTGCCGCACTCGATAAGAAAATCACCGGAGAACTCACCGATGCGTTGCAGGAAAACGAAGCTCTGCGTCGTTCTGTTGCCTCTGGTAATAGTCGCGTGCAGCTCGACGCCAAAGCCGTCACAAATTGCAAGCCCGGCACAGACTCAGCAACCAGCACCGGCAGCATGGGCGATGCAGCCAAAATCAACCTCACTGCAAACGCTGGACAGTCTGTTCTCGACATCCGCGCCGGAATCATCAGTGACCAGGCAAAAATAGATTACTTGCAGGGTTACATCAGATCACTTCAGAAAGCTGGCGTCATTGCTGGCGATGCAAATTCAAACCCCGGAGAAAAGAAATGA
- a CDS encoding lysozyme — MSIKKIAKAGSVVCSVSAIIAIVVTSGNVRTNQAGLELIGNAESCRRDPYVCPAGVLTDGIGNTHNVWSGKTDEQIAKDWEKNISIAEDCVNRSFRGRSMSDNAFSAMTSAVFNVGCDGLQKYYSPARKGWFETSIHKYAQAGNWTMMCNHLPDFVNSGGKKLPGLVARRDKEKALCLKADQ; from the coding sequence ATGTCCATTAAGAAGATTGCTAAAGCTGGCTCCGTGGTGTGTTCGGTGTCGGCAATCATTGCCATTGTGGTGACGTCCGGTAATGTGCGAACCAACCAGGCTGGACTTGAGCTTATCGGAAATGCTGAAAGCTGTCGGCGTGATCCTTATGTGTGCCCGGCTGGCGTGCTGACCGATGGCATTGGCAACACGCACAACGTCTGGTCGGGCAAGACTGACGAACAGATCGCCAAGGACTGGGAAAAGAACATCAGCATTGCGGAAGACTGCGTTAACCGTAGCTTCCGTGGTCGCTCAATGTCCGATAACGCATTCAGCGCGATGACCAGTGCTGTCTTCAACGTTGGATGTGATGGCCTTCAGAAATATTACAGCCCTGCGCGAAAAGGTTGGTTTGAAACCTCAATACACAAATACGCTCAGGCCGGTAACTGGACGATGATGTGCAACCACCTGCCTGATTTCGTCAATTCTGGCGGGAAGAAATTGCCCGGACTCGTTGCCCGTCGCGACAAAGAAAAGGCGCTGTGCCTGAAGGCGGACCAATGA
- a CDS encoding phage holin, which yields MKTMPDKIALGTKAVTYTGFFYWLGDLLNSYTPQQWTAIGVIGTLIISILGWLTTVGFGVWDRISKAKREAQNDVH from the coding sequence ATGAAAACTATGCCAGACAAAATCGCGTTGGGTACAAAAGCGGTCACGTACACCGGTTTTTTCTACTGGCTTGGCGACCTGCTTAATTCGTATACCCCTCAGCAATGGACGGCGATAGGTGTCATAGGGACGTTGATCATATCAATCCTTGGCTGGTTAACGACTGTAGGCTTCGGCGTATGGGACCGGATCAGCAAAGCCAAACGTGAAGCGCAGAACGATGTCCATTAA
- a CDS encoding antiterminator Q family protein gives MSVRELNLDKGQHDWINGWMELWGAWVYSGRLEKRQSSMIAHFMATVEPQPYTTRPMCNDDDGLLISQVVDSVMSIDKKAYGILLSYYAHGSSKRAIASYYHKVASPRKMSGRSGESFRKPSFATCRNEVDEILNASLFILYQPLQNAFNDRKRVSKVKHSANNMLTSVSHLATI, from the coding sequence ATGTCGGTAAGAGAGCTGAATCTCGATAAAGGCCAGCACGACTGGATTAATGGGTGGATGGAATTATGGGGTGCATGGGTCTATAGCGGAAGGCTGGAGAAGCGGCAAAGCAGCATGATAGCGCACTTCATGGCTACCGTTGAGCCGCAACCCTACACAACCAGGCCAATGTGCAACGATGATGACGGACTCTTGATTTCTCAGGTCGTGGACTCCGTCATGTCTATCGATAAAAAAGCCTATGGCATCCTGCTCAGTTACTACGCACACGGCTCATCCAAGCGTGCAATTGCATCTTACTATCACAAGGTCGCAAGTCCCCGCAAAATGTCCGGCAGAAGTGGAGAGAGTTTCAGAAAGCCGTCATTCGCTACGTGCAGGAATGAGGTAGATGAGATTCTCAACGCTAGTTTGTTCATTTTGTACCAGCCGCTGCAAAATGCCTTTAACGATCGCAAACGCGTATCGAAAGTTAAGCATTCTGCAAATAACATGTTGACTTCTGTTAGCCATTTAGCCACAATTTAA
- a CDS encoding recombination protein NinG has protein sequence MAKGKTPKPKTCPICSTQYIPRSSLQKVCHNFKCAIAFNKKVDERNAAREQRKQDKLQRDDLRQRREALKGLAEWQKEAQAAFNRYIRFRDLGRECASCGGVLISNSNYLTGSAVDASHYRSRGAASHLRFNVFNVHAACTRCNRQLSGNAVEFRIRLIERISLERVERLEADNEPRKFNIDYLKRVKAIFTRRARHYEKLRKRQMEQAA, from the coding sequence ATGGCTAAAGGCAAAACGCCCAAGCCTAAGACCTGCCCCATCTGCTCCACCCAATACATCCCCCGAAGTTCTCTTCAGAAAGTCTGCCACAACTTCAAATGCGCAATAGCCTTCAACAAAAAGGTTGATGAGCGTAATGCTGCGCGTGAACAGAGGAAGCAGGACAAGCTACAGCGCGATGATTTACGGCAGAGAAGGGAAGCGTTAAAGGGTTTAGCAGAATGGCAGAAAGAGGCTCAGGCAGCGTTTAACAGGTACATCCGGTTCCGTGATTTGGGCAGAGAATGCGCCAGTTGCGGCGGCGTTCTCATCAGCAACAGCAATTACCTCACCGGCAGCGCAGTAGACGCCAGCCATTACCGCTCTCGCGGTGCAGCATCTCACCTCAGATTTAACGTGTTCAATGTCCATGCGGCGTGCACCCGCTGCAACCGGCAACTCAGTGGCAACGCTGTGGAGTTCCGTATCCGGCTTATTGAGCGCATTAGCCTGGAGAGAGTTGAACGGCTTGAGGCTGACAACGAACCACGAAAATTCAACATCGACTACCTGAAGCGGGTGAAGGCCATATTCACGCGCCGGGCACGTCATTACGAAAAGCTACGCAAACGGCAAATGGAGCAGGCAGCATGA
- a CDS encoding MT-A70 family methyltransferase — MKKYTLIYADPPWTYRDKADDGKRGAGHKYQTMSVADISRLPVWGLADPASCLLAMWWVPTQPLEALKVMDAWGFRLMTMKGFTWHKTNKHKGNSAIGMGHMTRANSEDCLFAVRGKLPQRLDASICQHLTAPRMEHSAKPPEFRDLLVRLLGDVPRCELFSRDSVSGWDMWGNQCDNAFDLLPGIASIKENRSAA; from the coding sequence ATGAAAAAATACACGTTGATTTATGCGGATCCACCCTGGACATATCGCGATAAAGCCGACGATGGCAAGCGTGGTGCCGGGCATAAATACCAAACCATGAGCGTGGCAGACATTAGTCGGTTGCCAGTGTGGGGCCTGGCAGATCCTGCCTCGTGCCTCCTGGCTATGTGGTGGGTACCAACGCAGCCGCTTGAAGCCCTCAAAGTAATGGATGCCTGGGGATTCCGGCTGATGACCATGAAGGGATTCACCTGGCACAAAACCAACAAACACAAGGGTAATAGTGCGATCGGCATGGGCCATATGACTCGCGCCAATAGCGAGGACTGCCTGTTTGCCGTTCGCGGTAAATTGCCACAGCGACTGGATGCGTCAATCTGCCAGCACCTTACAGCTCCCCGTATGGAGCACAGCGCCAAGCCTCCAGAGTTCAGGGATCTGCTCGTCAGGCTGCTGGGTGACGTTCCGCGTTGCGAGTTATTCAGCCGGGACAGCGTTTCAGGATGGGATATGTGGGGCAATCAGTGTGATAACGCGTTTGATCTGTTGCCGGGCATTGCCAGCATCAAAGAGAACAGGAGCGCAGCATGA
- a CDS encoding recombination protein NinB, with protein sequence MEKMTFFLRNEQVRRNLIDAINKLPISDHHPLTVRITDFDRSLLQNSMFHALCGDVAQQAIWMQEKRTPVQWKTLFVSGHAVATGLGAEVVPGLEGEFCNIRESTAKMGIKRMTSLIEYSSAWAVGNGVKLREVRYSNDYFGRAA encoded by the coding sequence ATGGAGAAAATGACGTTCTTCCTGCGAAATGAGCAGGTACGAAGAAACCTGATAGACGCGATAAACAAACTCCCCATCAGCGACCACCATCCCCTCACTGTCCGCATCACTGACTTCGACCGCTCACTCCTTCAGAACAGCATGTTCCATGCGCTATGCGGCGACGTGGCACAACAGGCCATCTGGATGCAGGAGAAGAGAACGCCTGTTCAGTGGAAAACGCTGTTCGTGTCTGGTCACGCCGTGGCGACTGGTTTGGGTGCTGAGGTTGTACCCGGCCTGGAAGGCGAATTCTGCAACATCAGGGAATCAACGGCAAAAATGGGCATCAAGCGCATGACTAGCCTCATTGAGTATTCATCAGCGTGGGCGGTTGGAAATGGCGTAAAGCTCCGCGAGGTGCGGTACAGCAATGATTATTTCGGGAGAGCAGCATGA
- a CDS encoding DUF551 domain-containing protein produces the protein MWIKCSDRLPDRDGLFICWDGRFVTTYPFIWGNWQANQFVAPNITHWMPLPTPPED, from the coding sequence ATGTGGATTAAATGCTCTGACCGCCTGCCAGACCGGGATGGATTATTCATCTGTTGGGATGGCCGGTTTGTAACTACATATCCGTTTATTTGGGGGAACTGGCAAGCGAACCAATTTGTCGCTCCCAATATCACTCACTGGATGCCGCTACCAACCCCGCCAGAGGACTGA
- a CDS encoding replication protein P: MRNLIAAVNNRDGGALARMAGDGPQPVDRGVNENVERLVDALFANLKQVFPASVSTAWRRPEDEASAKRQWIAAFAENGIHSKQQLSAGMRQARANASPFLPSPGEFIAWCKEATSLAAGLPDEDELYGMVMTYCARRGGYNSAEDYPWESNADYWMVTGLYSMMRAGNLSESELRVKCRSELRKMSQRIEAGEIIPEPRKQLLKLSIPSTKEKSLEGVAMLRATLKAGRTS; the protein is encoded by the coding sequence ATGAGAAACCTCATTGCAGCAGTTAACAACCGCGATGGCGGAGCACTGGCCCGTATGGCTGGCGATGGGCCGCAACCTGTAGACCGTGGCGTTAACGAAAACGTAGAGCGCCTGGTTGATGCTCTGTTCGCAAACCTGAAGCAGGTTTTCCCGGCCTCGGTAAGCACTGCATGGAGGCGCCCTGAAGACGAGGCATCGGCCAAACGTCAGTGGATCGCCGCGTTTGCCGAAAACGGCATTCACAGCAAGCAGCAGTTGTCAGCCGGGATGCGTCAGGCGCGCGCCAATGCCTCACCGTTCCTGCCATCGCCGGGAGAATTCATTGCCTGGTGCAAAGAGGCGACATCACTCGCCGCTGGCCTGCCTGACGAAGACGAACTCTACGGAATGGTGATGACCTACTGCGCCCGCCGTGGTGGTTACAACTCAGCTGAAGATTATCCTTGGGAGAGCAACGCCGATTACTGGATGGTCACCGGCCTGTACAGCATGATGCGCGCCGGGAATCTGAGCGAGTCAGAGCTTCGCGTGAAGTGTCGATCGGAACTTCGCAAGATGTCGCAGCGCATCGAAGCGGGCGAGATTATCCCGGAGCCACGCAAGCAGCTGCTGAAGCTATCCATCCCATCCACCAAAGAGAAATCACTGGAAGGCGTTGCCATGCTTCGCGCCACTCTGAAAGCCGGGAGGACATCATGA
- a CDS encoding HNH endonuclease has product MPKKPTPDQVKKVRSGVTKKIRFEVFKRDGFKCQYCGSSAPDVILHVDHVTPVSKGGDNDLMNLITSCESCNGGKSDRELNDNSVLEKQRQQLQELNLKREQLEMMISWRDGLKSLKDDVVDIVATKIEDCINPFTVNDNGKKAIKRWLRIYKLEEVLDAIEIAADRKLTQEITQELTGEFFDYIPRVAATKRKPPEEQRIYYIRGILKNRIYINQAHVMSYLKAWNSYGLDLDELTEFAKVVPNWTTFKLWVSDRLEEARQDIPF; this is encoded by the coding sequence ATGCCAAAGAAACCAACGCCTGACCAGGTAAAAAAGGTTCGCTCAGGTGTAACCAAGAAAATCCGCTTTGAAGTATTCAAGCGTGACGGATTTAAGTGTCAGTACTGCGGAAGTTCTGCGCCTGACGTGATTCTTCATGTGGATCACGTTACACCTGTCAGTAAGGGTGGGGATAACGACTTGATGAACCTTATCACCTCGTGCGAAAGCTGTAATGGTGGTAAGAGCGATCGAGAGTTGAATGATAACTCTGTGTTGGAAAAGCAACGCCAACAGCTTCAGGAATTGAATCTAAAGCGTGAACAGCTGGAAATGATGATCAGTTGGCGCGATGGCCTTAAAAGCCTGAAAGATGATGTTGTAGATATCGTCGCCACCAAAATCGAAGATTGCATTAATCCATTCACGGTTAATGATAATGGCAAGAAAGCCATTAAACGATGGCTCCGAATCTACAAGCTTGAAGAAGTTTTGGATGCAATCGAGATCGCCGCAGATAGAAAGCTCACTCAGGAAATAACACAGGAGTTAACTGGTGAGTTTTTCGATTACATACCACGTGTCGCCGCAACAAAGCGCAAGCCTCCAGAGGAACAGCGCATTTATTACATCCGCGGCATTCTGAAAAACAGAATTTATATCAACCAAGCTCACGTCATGAGTTACCTCAAGGCGTGGAATAGTTACGGCCTGGATCTGGATGAGCTAACTGAGTTCGCCAAAGTCGTACCTAACTGGACCACATTCAAATTATGGGTGTCTGACCGGCTTGAAGAAGCGCGGCAGGATATCCCTTTTTAA
- a CDS encoding CII family transcriptional regulator: MESANYSKPTESEINRTQTDLLLAVSQMTGREFAKGVGCHESKISRVDWRFVAAIICTARMAWEVSPMGRLVQETIEAISAKEKAPKSDELFEA; the protein is encoded by the coding sequence ATGGAATCAGCAAACTACAGCAAACCAACCGAGAGCGAGATTAATCGCACTCAGACAGACCTGCTACTGGCTGTATCTCAGATGACTGGCCGTGAATTTGCCAAAGGTGTTGGCTGCCACGAATCGAAAATCAGCCGAGTTGACTGGCGTTTTGTGGCGGCAATTATCTGCACCGCACGCATGGCGTGGGAAGTCAGCCCTATGGGCCGGTTAGTGCAGGAAACGATTGAGGCGATCAGCGCCAAAGAAAAAGCCCCAAAGAGCGACGAACTCTTTGAGGCCTGA
- a CDS encoding helix-turn-helix domain-containing protein, whose protein sequence is MINKVNKAVTPLDLAVEAVGGSQKELAAKVGVTPQAINMLKKRGGSLPVAKMREYIAVTGLSKEQLYPEIFAA, encoded by the coding sequence ATGATCAACAAGGTGAATAAAGCGGTAACTCCGCTTGACCTAGCGGTCGAAGCTGTTGGTGGTAGCCAAAAGGAACTAGCCGCGAAAGTTGGCGTAACACCTCAGGCCATCAACATGCTTAAAAAACGAGGCGGCAGCCTGCCGGTAGCAAAGATGCGTGAGTACATCGCAGTTACCGGACTCAGCAAAGAACAGCTCTACCCTGAAATCTTCGCAGCCTAA
- a CDS encoding LexA family transcriptional regulator: protein MMAADKHDVYYSGSSEIFMTSIADRIQNILNREGLKQKQLAEMLSITPQTVNNWIKRDSISREAAQQISERFGYSLDWLLTGKGDAKPEHDSSIPPESEWFGVDPWDDNTPVDDGEVAVRFLKDIEFACGDGSVTDEDYNGFMLRFSKATLRRVGARTDGSGVLCFPARGDSMEPNIPNGTTVAVNTDDKRIIDGKIYAINENGWKRIKMLYRVGPDMLSIRSYNKQDHPDEEKSAHEVEIIGRVFWWSVVDY, encoded by the coding sequence ATGATGGCTGCGGATAAACATGATGTTTATTATTCTGGTTCATCGGAGATATTTATGACCAGCATCGCAGATCGCATTCAAAACATACTTAATCGAGAGGGGTTAAAGCAGAAGCAGCTTGCTGAAATGCTCAGCATTACGCCGCAGACGGTTAACAACTGGATTAAGAGAGATTCCATCAGCCGGGAGGCTGCCCAACAGATTTCTGAACGTTTTGGCTACTCCCTGGATTGGCTGTTGACCGGCAAAGGAGATGCAAAGCCTGAGCACGATTCCAGCATTCCACCTGAGTCGGAATGGTTTGGTGTTGATCCGTGGGACGACAACACCCCGGTTGACGACGGCGAAGTTGCAGTGCGATTCTTAAAAGATATTGAATTTGCCTGCGGCGACGGCAGCGTTACCGATGAGGATTACAACGGATTTATGCTTCGGTTTTCTAAGGCCACCTTGCGCAGAGTTGGCGCGAGGACAGATGGCAGCGGCGTCCTATGTTTCCCGGCTCGCGGAGACAGCATGGAGCCGAACATTCCAAATGGCACCACTGTCGCAGTTAATACTGACGACAAGCGTATTATTGATGGGAAGATTTACGCCATCAACGAGAACGGCTGGAAGCGAATTAAGATGCTGTATCGCGTTGGCCCTGACATGCTCAGCATACGCAGCTACAACAAACAGGATCACCCGGATGAAGAGAAGTCAGCGCATGAAGTAGAAATTATTGGTCGCGTCTTCTGGTGGTCTGTTGTCGATTACTAA
- a CDS encoding antitermination protein N, translating into MNAQERRRAARAEKQSAWKQANPLLVGVKAKPDCRPILTLNRKPTDRVVKAVDTDTEYHKQILAGAAAYVEYRSNPKHQKVTNEAGRQIHAVQRQRGKSIPLV; encoded by the coding sequence TTGAACGCACAAGAGCGTCGCCGTGCAGCCCGTGCTGAGAAGCAATCAGCATGGAAGCAAGCCAACCCCCTGTTGGTTGGTGTGAAAGCTAAACCTGATTGCCGCCCTATCCTCACGCTGAATCGCAAACCGACCGACCGTGTTGTGAAAGCAGTTGATACCGATACCGAGTATCACAAGCAGATTCTTGCAGGTGCCGCGGCATACGTTGAATACCGCAGCAACCCTAAGCACCAGAAAGTAACCAACGAAGCTGGCCGTCAGATACATGCGGTGCAGAGGCAAAGAGGCAAGTCGATTCCTTTAGTTTGA
- a CDS encoding PD-(D/E)XK nuclease-like domain-containing protein, translating into MEPGIYYDISNEDYHSGPGISKSQLDDIAINPAIFQWRKDAPEDEEKKDALNMGTALHCLLLEPDEFDKRFIVAPEFNRRTNEGKASEKTFFEDCSGMGMTVMDAEQGRKLKLMRASALAHPAARWLLEAEGHCEASIFWNDVDTGELCRIRPDKFLSGQPVVVDVKKVADMSRFARHVEEFRYHVQDAYYREGFSHQFGEYPLFVFIAVSESIDCGRYPVRTFQLTEEDVSVGDALFRRDLAVYHECRQSGNWGGIEELTRPDWAKRKDNV; encoded by the coding sequence ATGGAACCCGGCATCTATTACGACATCAGCAACGAGGATTACCACTCAGGGCCGGGAATCAGTAAATCGCAGTTGGATGATATTGCGATCAACCCGGCCATCTTTCAGTGGCGCAAGGATGCCCCGGAGGATGAAGAGAAAAAGGATGCTCTTAACATGGGAACGGCGTTGCATTGCCTACTCCTTGAGCCTGACGAATTCGATAAGCGATTCATCGTCGCTCCTGAATTTAATCGGCGCACCAACGAAGGGAAGGCAAGCGAGAAAACCTTTTTTGAAGACTGCTCAGGCATGGGTATGACGGTAATGGATGCCGAGCAGGGGAGAAAACTGAAGCTGATGAGAGCCAGCGCCCTCGCCCACCCCGCCGCCCGCTGGCTGCTGGAAGCTGAAGGTCATTGCGAAGCATCAATCTTCTGGAATGACGTGGATACCGGGGAGCTTTGCCGCATTCGCCCTGACAAGTTTCTGTCAGGCCAGCCTGTCGTGGTTGACGTGAAAAAGGTTGCTGACATGAGCCGCTTTGCCCGTCACGTCGAAGAGTTTCGCTACCACGTCCAGGACGCCTACTACCGTGAGGGATTCAGCCACCAGTTTGGCGAGTATCCCCTTTTCGTTTTCATTGCCGTCAGTGAATCCATCGACTGCGGCCGGTATCCGGTGCGCACGTTCCAGCTCACCGAGGAAGACGTTTCCGTTGGTGATGCCTTGTTTCGCCGTGACCTCGCCGTCTATCACGAATGCAGGCAGTCAGGTAACTGGGGCGGCATCGAAGAATTAACACGCCCGGACTGGGCGAAGAGAAAGGATAACGTATGA
- a CDS encoding RecT family recombinase translates to MSNEVMQSPVNEADTKAAIFSPTGLQKLQAFAEVMALGKATVPAHLANKPADCLAIALQAAQWGMNPYAVAQKTHLVNGTLGYEAQLVNAVITSSTAVQGRFKYEYGGNWDAFRPGDKNPNTEKGLCVRVGAVLRGETEITWGEPLYMEFVTTRNSPLWKTAPKQQLAYLAVKYWARLYCPDVILGVYTHDEFDQVQRSERDVTPARSRNDLNNLINSRPETQQPEREINPANNTSAHPRTPDELLSDFTAAAAGSESVAGLDKCYKYAAKMLVSEAEVLEKATEVYLFRKAELEEEAA, encoded by the coding sequence ATGAGCAACGAAGTTATGCAGTCGCCGGTAAACGAGGCCGACACCAAGGCGGCAATCTTCAGCCCGACCGGTTTGCAGAAATTACAGGCATTCGCTGAAGTCATGGCGCTGGGTAAAGCAACCGTTCCGGCTCACCTGGCGAATAAGCCGGCCGATTGTCTGGCTATCGCATTGCAGGCGGCGCAGTGGGGAATGAACCCCTATGCGGTGGCGCAAAAAACGCATCTGGTTAACGGCACGCTGGGCTATGAGGCGCAACTGGTTAATGCAGTGATTACCAGCTCAACGGCTGTTCAGGGACGATTTAAGTATGAATACGGCGGCAACTGGGATGCATTCCGTCCGGGAGACAAGAACCCGAACACTGAAAAAGGTTTATGCGTTCGCGTTGGCGCGGTTCTTCGTGGAGAGACAGAAATCACATGGGGCGAGCCGCTTTACATGGAGTTTGTCACCACGCGCAATTCGCCGCTATGGAAGACGGCACCGAAACAGCAGCTGGCATATCTGGCCGTCAAATACTGGGCGCGACTCTACTGCCCTGATGTGATTCTGGGCGTCTATACCCATGACGAGTTCGATCAGGTACAGCGCTCAGAGCGAGATGTTACTCCAGCGCGTAGCCGGAATGACCTCAACAACCTGATTAACAGCAGGCCAGAAACACAACAACCCGAGCGCGAAATTAACCCGGCGAATAACACCAGTGCACATCCGCGCACGCCGGACGAGTTGCTGTCTGATTTCACTGCTGCGGCTGCCGGTTCGGAGTCGGTCGCCGGTCTGGATAAGTGCTACAAGTACGCAGCAAAAATGCTGGTAAGTGAGGCGGAAGTGCTGGAGAAAGCCACGGAGGTTTATCTGTTCCGCAAGGCTGAACTCGAAGAAGAGGCGGCCTGA
- a CDS encoding DUF551 domain-containing protein, with the protein MQLLNELVEYVNGLRVLVESEIADFCAGLGSPGEPESPEEMQRQLMDRVAAVFDGNHIPDAGKMTGWVKCSDRLPDKSGDYLVLCHYPNFHERCFVQHVMNFLHTAYETPVMRWYDRQRADYITHWQLLPEVPDDK; encoded by the coding sequence ATGCAGCTACTGAATGAGTTGGTTGAGTATGTGAATGGGCTGAGGGTACTGGTTGAAAGCGAGATTGCTGATTTCTGCGCGGGACTTGGTTCACCGGGCGAACCGGAATCGCCGGAAGAAATGCAGCGGCAATTGATGGATAGAGTGGCGGCTGTGTTTGATGGCAATCATATTCCTGACGCAGGGAAAATGACCGGATGGGTTAAGTGTAGTGACCGCTTACCTGACAAGAGCGGCGATTATCTTGTTTTGTGTCACTATCCTAATTTTCATGAAAGGTGTTTTGTTCAGCACGTTATGAACTTTCTGCACACCGCTTATGAAACACCGGTTATGCGCTGGTATGACCGCCAGAGAGCTGACTATATCACTCACTGGCAACTACTCCCGGAGGTACCAGATGATAAGTGA
- the xisR gene encoding excisionase family protein has translation MENVIQIKPSEWVSESLLMAITGMKKNTIKSAREKCWMEGREYKHVSGDGAPAYNSACFYRLSAVEKWIENQPAATPRDKSA, from the coding sequence ATGGAGAATGTCATCCAGATAAAGCCCAGCGAATGGGTGTCAGAATCTTTATTGATGGCTATCACCGGAATGAAGAAAAACACCATCAAATCAGCACGGGAAAAATGCTGGATGGAAGGACGGGAGTATAAGCATGTATCTGGTGACGGAGCGCCAGCTTATAACAGCGCATGCTTCTACCGTCTCTCTGCTGTTGAAAAATGGATCGAGAATCAACCTGCTGCCACTCCCCGCGATAAATCTGCTTAA